TTAAGCTCTCCACGGAATTATCGAAGCGTGCCACAGGAAAAACGTTGTATGTTTTGGATGAACCGACCACAGGGCTTCATTTTGATGATGTGAAACGGTTGCTTGAGGTGTTGCAGCGACTCGTAGATATGGGAAATAGCGTGCTCGCCATTGAACACAACCTCGATGTGATCAAATCCGTGGACTATATTATTGATATGGGGCCGGAGGGGGGAGACGCGGGCGGAGAAATTGTGGCGCAAGGCACGCCCGAAGAACTTGTTAAAAATGAAAAATCCCATACCGGGAAGTGGTTGAAGCGGTTGCTTAAATAGAGATTATGAGAAATTATTGACCGAAATTTATTTAAACCAATGTAGTTTTTAATATTTGCCACCATGAAAATCAGAACAATAACAACTGGCGTGTCGCTTCAATCTCCAAATAACAAAGCTAAAATAAAGCAAACCGCCGAATTTAATCAGAAGGCTAAAGCTGTTTTTGAAAAAGCAGGTTATGAAGTTCAGACGACCAGAATAGCCACTAATTCTTGGGAAGAATATCTTGGTGATTTATCGGACAAAGAAATTATAAGCGCGGTTCAAAAAATAGAGAAAATTTGCCAAAGCCTTGATGTGAGTTTTTTTAATCTTGGCTATGCAAAAACACCAGCCAGAATAAAACTCGTCCCGAAATTTAATAAAGTCACTTCTCGAATTTCATGCTCCGCCAAAATCGGCGACAAGGAAAATGGAATCGATTTTGAAAATGCAAAAACAACCGCTCAGGTTATTAAGCGTATAGCGGAAGAAACCGAAAACGGTTATGGCAATTTCAGGTTTTGTGCTTCCGCAAACTGCAAACCCGGCATTCCATTCTTCCCTACAGGATTTCATGAGGGGGAAACCGCTTTCGGCATTGGTTTGGAATGCGGAGATTTAGCCATGAAGGCATTTTCAAAGTCTCACAATCTCACAGAAGCAGAACAAAATCTAAAACAAATATTCGAGGAAGAAACAAAAAAGGTCGCTAATTTGGCTCAACAAATTTCTAAAGATTTTGGCATTAAATATAATGGCATAGATGTTTCGTTAAATCCTGGGCTCGCAGAACATGAAAGTATTGCTTTTGCTTATGAAAAACTCGGCTTTGGCAAATTTGGAAATCAAGGAACGCTTACAATTTCTGCTTTAATTACTCGTGTCCTCAAAGGTTTGTCCGTGAAAACATGCGGCTATTCTGGTCTTATGCTCGCAGTTACAGAAGATAGAGGATTGGCAACAAGGGCAAACGAAGGAACTTATAGTGTCACAAATTTACTTCTATATTCAGCAGTGTGCGGATGTGGACTAGATGTTGTCCCAATTGCAGGCGACACGCCAACAGAAAAGATTGAAGCGACACTTCTCGATATGGCGACTTTAGCAATTAAGTTAGATAAGCCCTTGTCAGCACGTCTTTTGGTTGTGCCTGGCAAAAAAGCTGGGGAGATGACAAATTTCAAGTCGCCCTATTTGGTGGATTGTAAAATATTAAAAATCGAATAAATCATAAATTTCGGCCACTAACTCTGCACTCCTTTTGATCGCTTGAGGCGGTGCGCTTTTTAAGCGTAAGAAGATAGTTTAATAGAATATAATAAAACTTAACAAAAAATAATAAAATAAGATAAAAACTAATAAAAATTACTAAAATAGAAAACCTTATAAAAAGACTTGATTTAATTAAATAGAGCATGATAAAGTTTAATCAAACGGACCCACTCGATTCTTTAAAAGCTGTGATATGGCCGAGCAACTCTTGACGGCCGAACAGGTGGCGAGCATGCTACAGGTGCACCACCTCACCGTGCTGAAACTCATCAAGCAAAAGAAAATCAGAGCCGTGAAAGTGGGACGTGTCTATCGTATTCTTCCCCAAGCGGTGAATAACTTTCTGAAAAAGTACACCACTTAATCCTTTCCCTCCTTTAGGATTTCTCTCCTCCCCATGATTTTCAACTGTTTAAATTGTTGTCGTGTGATTTCTTCTCGTCATGAGAAGTGTCCCTATTGCATGGTGGAAGTTGCCAAAACGTTTGCGGTGGAAGAAAAACCGGCGGTAATGATTAAAGCACCCGAGCAAGTTCGCGAATCCAAAATCCAATTGGTTTATTCCGCCATGGCGAGTGTGGGCCAAATTGTGAAAGCCATGCGAATTGAGAAGAGGGGATGATTTTTAGGGATTCCCGCTTCCTTGTTTTTTTCGAATTTCTTTGGCCGTCGTAGCCAAGGTATTTAAGTTGACTCCATTGCCTCCGGAGGTGCTTTCACGAACAATGAGGCAAAGAGTTTTGATTTTAGAGGTAAGTCGAGCCGTGATCTCCACATTGCCTTGTTGATAAAGGAGTTGATAACGGGCCTTTAACGTGGCTTTATCCGTAAGAACTTGAAAATCCGTCTCAGCCGCTTGCAGAGATGTTTGGGCCATACTTGTGGTCACCAAATTTCCCAACGCTTCAAAATTGGCCATGATATCTTCCAAGTCTTTTTTGGAAGGCAGATTGCGGATATTCAATTCAATATTTTTTTTCAAAAAAGCGCCCATGGTCGCCCCGAATCCTCCGGCCCATTCCCCGTTGGCGTTTAAAATACCTTCTTGTTCCCATTGTTTTTTAATGTCTTCTTTGTAAGGGGCCCATGTTTTTTTAATATCTTTAAATAAAAAAAGATCTTTTACATCCTTCAAGGTTTGCAATAATTTACGAAATTTATCCCCCACCTCTTGCCAAGGGGAGTCGTTGCAATCTTTATAAGTCTCAATGCGATATTCGTAACGGGTTTGCCATTCGGAAAAAAACGTGGCCAATTCTTCTGTTTTCAGCCATCCCTTTTTACCCACAAATTCTTTGTCCATCGTCAGAAGCAAATCCTCGGCAATGAATTTATAATCCAAGGCATCAAGATCTTTTTCGAGAAATGAATCTTCGAAAGCGGGGACAATATGGCGCACAAAATAAAGCTCCATTTTTTTCTTACGGATTTCATCTTGGATTTCCGTAAACCCTTGGATGGAACAATCCGCTTCGTAGAGTTCTCTCAACAAGGAATCGATTTCGTCTTGAAGTGCAAAAATATCTTGTTGTTGACATCGATTGCGTACAAAAAAGTCCGCCCAATAATCCGTAAAATTATCCGAACCCAAAAAAGAAACCAAAAAAGTAAGAATTTTAGCTCCGCACGCATTCCCGTCTTGGGTGGCGTCATAAGAGACGGGTTTGGCCAGTGTTGAAAAAGGGAGGAGTGATCCGGTTAGAAAAAGTCCAACCAAAACAAGGGCGAATCGTTTTTTGAATCGATGGTAAATCCCGGATTTGAATGAAGGGGAAGCCATTTATGGGACGGGTTTAAAGTTATTTTTAAGTTTTTCGGTCACGGCTTGAGTCATGGAAATGGATTCGTAAAAAGCCCTGAAATAATTGGTCATTTGGTCCATTTCATCCCCCAAACTTTGATAAAGCGTATTTTGGGCTCCGGAACGAGTGACGGTATAACTGTCTTCAAATGTTTTTTCAAATTCATCCATATGGGCATCGTAATCATTGAGGGCTTGAGTGAGCAATTCGTTCACGGAAGTGCCGTTTTCGGAACGAGTGGTTGCGTCTTTCATCGCATTTTCAATCCCGTTCCCGTAACTTCGAAGTTTCGCCAATTCTTCTTCCGTTAATTTTTTATCCACAAGGGTGTCGGGGTCGACTCCGCACACTCCTCCGGTGCCTTTATCGCCATCGAATAAATTTTGTATGGAAAGTTTATAAGGGTCTTTATCTCCCATAAAATCCTTGATGCCATCGCAAAAGCCGAGACCCGTAACAATGTCATTTGCCGGAGGCGTTTGAATCGGCATGGGAATTAAAAACAGATTGAGATCGATTTGAGTAAGACTCAACAGCAAATCATTTTTACACACCGGAGGCTCCATAATGTTTCCGGAAACTTTTCCGAGAGTGAGGCTTTGCGAAAGCGTTTCTTCGAGCGCTTCAACAATGTATTGCACATGACATTGGATGCAATTGTCCGCTTTTGTATAAGAAGAATCCGGACGGTTAACGAAATTGATAAAAAGACAAAACACGGAATCGCACACTTCGGGAGAAGTCCAATCATTGGCCGGAGCGGGCAAAATCACATCCGGGGTGGTTTCCGCGACGTCTTCCGGGGTGCCATCGCCGGACGTATCCGGAGTATCCGTGGAAGGATCCGAAGAATCGGACGCGGGTTCTTCTTCGGAGGGTTCCGGTACAACCGCGGCAAAGGCGCTTTGGAGGCCCGGATCCGCATCACAGGAAGAAGGAGCAACTGCTTCGTCTTTTTCTTGTTCGGTCGTCGAAGTGGTGCTTTCAGCCGGGGATTCTTCGGTGGAAGCGTCGGTCCCGTCATCCGAAGTGGATTCGGGACTTTCTGAAGGGGTTTCTTCGTCGGAGCCATCGTCATTCGCGGTTTCATCCGTCTCGTCCCCCTCGGAAGAAGACGTTTCATATCCCGCTTCTCCAAAAAGGAGGTATTCGATGATTTCCATATCATAAAGAACATCAAAACCCGAGTCTCCGGTGTCGCCGTTGGCAAAAATTTCACGCATGTAGCTGTCCATGAGCATTTCCTGGGCCATTTGGGCCTCTGCCAAATGGTCACGATAGGTTTCTTGCATTTCGGCTAAAATATCCATGGCTTCGGTGATGGGAACCACTTCGTTTTCGTTCATACTTGCAATGGGGGCGAAACTTCCGCCCAAGACCGCGCACATTTGTTCTTGCGTGAATTGATAATCCTCGGCCGTGGCTCTCACCGCCGTATCTTCGGGTTCGGCTCTTACTTTTTTATAAATGGAAAGATAAAGATCTTCGACTTTGGGGGTTTTGGATTGCCCGAACATATTTTTAAAAATATTCACCACATCAAGGTCCGCACTTCCCGCTGCATCCTCAAATAAATCTTCCATCAATTGGGTTCCATTGTACTTGAATCCATCGCACGCTTCTTGGATATCGGCATCGGTTTGAGCGCGAACGTTGTGGACGCCATGGAGGACCAGGACGCTCACGAGGAGCAATCCAAGGCTGATGAAATTGAGAGGGATTTTTTTCATACTATTTACACTTCGTGGTCATACGATTATGAAAAGCGGAAGGGTATTGTTCGACTTGCGTGCGCAATGTGGCGAGTTTGTCGCGATAGGCTTCAAGATCCGTGATCAACGTGAGGTAATTCAGGTGCAGGTTATAAAAAAGGAAAAGTTCATTGTACGCGGCCAACGTGGAGTCCATGGCTTTTTGCGCAATGTCGATTTGGTCATAAATAAGGGCTTTGCGCTCCTCCTGATTGTCCATTAATTTATCGATTCGATACGCGGATCGATCTTCATTGTTCCACCACCAGCTGATTTTTTCGGCATCGCTCATGTCATCTTCCACTTGATCCACATAGAGTTGTAAGTGGGAATCTTGGTCATAGATCAACGCTTGTTGAAACGCGTCATAATAATCCAAGGCAACCAAGGACACACAATAGGTGCTGACATTGGTGTCATCGCAATTTCCATCTTCGGGAGGCTTTACATTTCCGTTCCCTGACAATAATTCCTCAATGGAATTGTTGAACAATTCATTCATGTCTGTGTGATAGTTGATGATGGTTTTTCGAAGAGAAGCCACGTCCGGAAGATACCGCTCGATCAACTCGGGATCCGTGGACATGTCTTCGGCCACCACTCCGGGCAAGCGGTAAAGTGAGACCCCGAAAAACACAAGGGAGAAAATGAAAAACCAAATTTTAAAAGGAATTTTATTTAGAGGCACTGGTGAGGGTGTTGCTAAGAGTGGTAAAAAGGGCATAAACCCGAGCGAAATTTTCATTGAGATCGCGAAGGCCTTCGTTGATGGCCTTCATTTTTGTGACCAATGTATACGTTACTTTTGCGCTGGAATTGGCCAAATGATGATTGCGTAACATTTGCTCCACGGTGCGAATTTGAGTTTCTATAAAAAGTTTACATTGAGCATATTCTTCATTTTCCGGATCCGGGGAGATGA
The genomic region above belongs to Candidatus Gracilibacteria bacterium and contains:
- a CDS encoding DUF711 family protein → MKIRTITTGVSLQSPNNKAKIKQTAEFNQKAKAVFEKAGYEVQTTRIATNSWEEYLGDLSDKEIISAVQKIEKICQSLDVSFFNLGYAKTPARIKLVPKFNKVTSRISCSAKIGDKENGIDFENAKTTAQVIKRIAEETENGYGNFRFCASANCKPGIPFFPTGFHEGETAFGIGLECGDLAMKAFSKSHNLTEAEQNLKQIFEEETKKVANLAQQISKDFGIKYNGIDVSLNPGLAEHESIAFAYEKLGFGKFGNQGTLTISALITRVLKGLSVKTCGYSGLMLAVTEDRGLATRANEGTYSVTNLLLYSAVCGCGLDVVPIAGDTPTEKIEATLLDMATLAIKLDKPLSARLLVVPGKKAGEMTNFKSPYLVDCKILKIE
- a CDS encoding helix-turn-helix domain-containing protein; translated protein: MAEQLLTAEQVASMLQVHHLTVLKLIKQKKIRAVKVGRVYRILPQAVNNFLKKYTT